The Vibrio tarriae genome includes a window with the following:
- the vopB2 gene encoding type III secretion system translocator protein VopB2 — protein MKTSLVNIAENQESLWGQANKEIEQKQNQPQQQAEEGSVVPGQPLPGSSLSLNDLWRTIRESMKQVAESVSGAGQEKVATKKGLIELQKDSQIAMLNERASQLEEQKKAQQTQGILGKIAMALGFIAAIIMAPFNPVMAAIMIGGMVASLVIPKIADEIMKAAGVDEKTRGMVKMGLDIAIGLGTMLLSFNPAGIASSAGKAIAGGAAKAATLVKRGVDAAKTLKSFTAISSKAGSLAEKVRKTAQPLLDKIQEFAKGGQMTAARIGQASSVGSNVTSVVSTGYGIKTADISKQMEVNQAKQDELQTRIEQVLKMLDQAMRSVAHSFESLIKTNEDYRSFSKTMTSIHM, from the coding sequence ATGAAAACATCATTAGTGAATATCGCAGAGAACCAAGAATCTCTGTGGGGTCAAGCTAATAAAGAGATCGAACAAAAGCAGAACCAACCTCAGCAACAAGCTGAAGAGGGTTCTGTTGTACCTGGTCAACCATTGCCAGGCAGTTCGCTATCGTTAAATGACCTTTGGCGTACTATTCGTGAAAGCATGAAGCAAGTTGCAGAATCTGTTTCTGGTGCTGGCCAAGAAAAAGTAGCAACCAAAAAAGGTTTGATTGAGTTACAAAAAGACTCACAAATCGCCATGCTGAACGAGCGTGCTTCTCAACTCGAAGAGCAGAAAAAAGCACAACAAACACAAGGCATTCTTGGCAAAATTGCCATGGCCTTGGGCTTTATTGCCGCGATTATTATGGCTCCTTTTAACCCAGTCATGGCAGCCATCATGATCGGTGGCATGGTTGCAAGCCTCGTTATCCCGAAAATTGCTGACGAAATTATGAAAGCGGCAGGCGTTGATGAAAAAACGCGTGGTATGGTCAAAATGGGGTTAGATATTGCGATTGGCCTTGGCACTATGCTGCTCAGTTTTAACCCAGCTGGTATTGCCTCTTCTGCTGGTAAAGCAATTGCAGGTGGTGCTGCTAAAGCAGCTACGTTGGTGAAGCGCGGTGTCGATGCTGCAAAAACGCTGAAGTCATTTACTGCCATTTCATCAAAAGCGGGAAGCTTAGCTGAGAAGGTTCGTAAAACAGCGCAACCGCTGTTAGATAAGATTCAAGAGTTTGCCAAAGGTGGCCAAATGACGGCTGCACGTATTGGCCAAGCTTCTTCAGTGGGCTCTAACGTAACCTCAGTAGTCAGCACAGGTTATGGTATTAAAACTGCCGATATCTCCAAACAAATGGAAGTCAATCAAGCTAAGCAAGATGAGTTGCAAACACGAATTGAGCAAGTACTAAAAATGCTCGATCAAGCAATGCGCTCCGTTGCTCATTCGTTTGAGTCTCTGATTAAAACAAACGAAGACTACCGTAGCTTTAGCAAAACCATGACTTCAATTCATATGTAA
- a CDS encoding type III secretion system protein — protein MPINAVNSVNLAQPIVSESSSAGVSIDTNQWKGFEKSVEKISEGGVSMSELLALLAEIIKASKELRSQVMSNKITEAKATTDLAVHLAADRKHDALVKFGITLAASVVSMAITSASSVRMGQTKTLKDKHLSSMSGDSNMRVADLSAKDINKFSAQLQQSRTAKYNTVAQTGTMANSMVGNINDMRNAEEVKHQEEGTASKQLKEKVDAMLDGYLQDLTQAAVKLNEILDAMQRASLVTNR, from the coding sequence ATGCCAATTAATGCTGTTAATTCTGTAAATCTAGCGCAACCTATTGTTTCAGAGTCTTCTTCTGCTGGTGTCTCTATTGATACCAATCAGTGGAAGGGCTTTGAGAAGTCTGTTGAAAAGATTTCTGAAGGTGGTGTGAGTATGTCTGAGCTGCTGGCTCTACTTGCAGAGATCATTAAAGCCTCTAAAGAGCTTCGTTCTCAAGTGATGAGCAATAAAATCACTGAGGCTAAAGCAACCACAGATCTTGCTGTGCATCTCGCGGCGGATCGTAAGCATGACGCACTAGTGAAATTTGGTATTACCTTGGCGGCGAGTGTGGTCAGTATGGCGATCACATCAGCATCTTCTGTGCGTATGGGGCAAACCAAAACATTGAAAGATAAACACTTGTCTTCAATGTCTGGTGATTCAAACATGCGTGTTGCTGATCTATCAGCTAAAGACATCAATAAGTTTAGCGCTCAGTTGCAACAAAGCCGTACAGCTAAGTACAACACAGTTGCGCAAACTGGCACCATGGCCAACTCCATGGTGGGTAACATCAATGACATGCGAAATGCTGAAGAAGTGAAGCATCAGGAAGAAGGTACTGCAAGCAAGCAACTGAAGGAAAAAGTGGATGCAATGCTTGATGGTTACTTGCAAGACTTAACTCAAGCTGCTGTTAAGTTGAATGAAATTCTGGATGCAATGCAACGGGCAAGTCTGGTTACTAACCGTTAA
- a CDS encoding lipoprotein VsaC, protein MEQGQVTAENRSTQSSVESSSTQTSVEQNSVTTQTFAENGTQTEAETSPVKGHHTLQGVAAERVAEGAQVEHAQVSVTNIQPEISSQFEVGKNDSQQIQGNAAKVWPEVVPSQRVITSAGNAKVDGNPGYQNSKVDIAGSTYGYQRAERLSSQNSLFEGVNLPQTHQEAEGIKSGSTDVTKLVDVTALPSASETNQSEPRRFVSKMHITLKGKSSADNNPMNTQAQHETLQSWSSNLVSHAPNMKQAQKIVVQQAQNDTELQPKVANLEATKAPTIVSNITGKKWTVTMPTPVLTTQGMASGRGKNYTQGLFHNIRDINLTKKQLESSLPLMEIAQKRDVSVVTMGERVLPVKPAEISNLKLAS, encoded by the coding sequence GTGGAGCAAGGACAGGTAACGGCAGAAAACAGATCGACTCAATCCAGTGTGGAGTCCAGCTCAACACAGACGTCAGTCGAGCAAAACTCTGTTACGACTCAAACGTTTGCCGAGAATGGCACTCAAACGGAAGCGGAAACTTCACCAGTGAAAGGGCACCATACCTTACAAGGTGTTGCCGCAGAGCGTGTGGCAGAGGGGGCACAAGTTGAGCATGCACAAGTGAGTGTAACCAACATTCAACCTGAGATTAGTTCGCAGTTTGAAGTTGGTAAAAATGATAGTCAGCAAATTCAAGGTAATGCGGCGAAAGTGTGGCCTGAAGTGGTTCCATCGCAACGTGTAATCACCTCTGCTGGGAACGCTAAAGTCGATGGAAATCCCGGATATCAAAATTCAAAAGTTGATATTGCCGGTTCAACCTATGGTTATCAGCGCGCCGAACGTTTGTCGAGTCAAAACTCACTTTTTGAGGGTGTGAATCTTCCACAGACTCATCAGGAAGCTGAAGGAATTAAATCGGGCTCGACGGACGTAACCAAACTTGTTGATGTTACAGCTCTGCCATCAGCCTCAGAGACAAATCAAAGTGAGCCGAGACGTTTTGTTTCTAAAATGCATATTACGCTGAAAGGTAAGTCTTCCGCGGATAACAATCCGATGAACACTCAAGCTCAGCATGAGACATTACAATCTTGGTCATCTAATTTGGTGAGTCACGCACCAAATATGAAACAGGCTCAAAAAATCGTTGTTCAGCAAGCTCAAAATGACACTGAATTACAACCGAAAGTAGCCAATTTAGAGGCAACGAAGGCTCCGACGATTGTGAGCAATATTACTGGGAAAAAGTGGACAGTTACTATGCCAACGCCTGTTTTAACAACTCAGGGAATGGCGAGCGGTCGAGGTAAAAACTATACCCAAGGATTATTCCACAATATTCGAGATATCAATCTTACCAAGAAGCAACTTGAATCAAGTTTACCCTTGATGGAGATTGCTCAGAAAAGAGATGTTTCAGTTGTGACTATGGGAGAAAGAGTCTTACCAGTTAAGCCAGCAGAAATCAGTAATCTCAAGCTCGCATCATAA
- a CDS encoding FHIPEP family type III secretion protein, with protein sequence MMAKLRKSSLLFNPSSVMIAFLLPTIILVTLPGVVIDFFLMISFVSSALLLVIMLENDQPLKVTFLPTMVLLLTTFRLLLSIATTRNIIANEDVGQVIETVGQFVMGGNLLSGLLIFIIITIVQFLVVTKGGERVAEVGARFSLDALPGKQMTIDGDLKSGLITGEQAQKLRADLGTENKLFGSLDGAMKFVKGDAIAGILISLVNLFGGIYVGINQFELSLADSVSRFSVLTVGDGLVSQIPSLLLSMACGVYLTRIKGSDEESSSFMAQLMLQIRTFWKSLLVIGGIIIVLGITNPNLLYVCLPLAVLCAALAIWLWKKEDSKVVTSSFEPQGHGLFESLKFVFREAQYQHLIQRNVENKEKSLWGQALGSPAVMVDPTLDCDLKVYISDIEMYSYKNAEPGSVIEILNDELLVASNDVASNLNHIVSYFIHNRFIEKYNLQYSSNIVAGLAQQSEIMKSEIDSAVGLNRVHDVLKQMIRSPEFYLDRVSFFEALIYWSRVESDPRNWLTRIRSQARYDITANLLNDEGKLNIVLLTPELTEEIAGFVAGEFDDVDRLITVQSTLRNEIKRLLVQYGSKPVVVVNENELNYVKAFFQQVMSMTYVCSHADIVNSNCIENTETIHI encoded by the coding sequence ATGATGGCGAAGCTACGTAAATCATCACTATTGTTTAATCCCAGTAGTGTCATGATTGCGTTTTTATTACCGACAATCATTCTAGTGACACTTCCTGGGGTGGTGATCGATTTCTTTTTGATGATCAGTTTTGTCAGTTCTGCACTGTTATTGGTCATCATGTTAGAAAACGATCAGCCTTTGAAAGTAACATTTCTACCTACAATGGTACTTTTGCTGACTACGTTTCGCTTGCTGCTCTCAATTGCAACAACACGAAATATCATTGCAAATGAGGATGTTGGTCAGGTAATCGAAACCGTCGGTCAGTTTGTAATGGGGGGGAATCTGCTCTCTGGGTTACTGATTTTTATCATTATTACTATTGTACAGTTTCTTGTAGTAACCAAAGGTGGGGAACGAGTTGCGGAAGTGGGGGCTCGTTTTTCTCTAGATGCGCTGCCAGGTAAACAAATGACCATTGATGGTGATTTAAAAAGTGGCCTCATTACGGGGGAACAAGCGCAAAAACTACGTGCAGATTTAGGTACAGAAAACAAACTATTTGGCTCACTTGATGGGGCGATGAAATTTGTTAAAGGCGACGCAATCGCAGGTATCTTGATCAGTTTAGTTAACTTGTTTGGCGGAATTTACGTTGGTATTAACCAGTTCGAACTCTCGTTAGCAGACAGTGTTAGCCGCTTTTCGGTGCTAACCGTTGGGGATGGTCTGGTTTCACAAATTCCGAGTTTGTTACTTTCGATGGCTTGTGGTGTGTACTTAACACGCATCAAAGGTTCGGATGAAGAGTCGAGCTCATTTATGGCTCAATTGATGCTACAAATTCGAACCTTCTGGAAAAGTTTGCTAGTGATTGGCGGTATTATCATTGTCTTGGGTATCACTAATCCTAATTTGTTATATGTGTGCTTGCCTCTTGCTGTGCTTTGTGCGGCTTTAGCGATTTGGTTATGGAAAAAAGAGGACAGTAAAGTAGTAACAAGCAGTTTTGAGCCACAAGGTCACGGTTTGTTCGAGTCGTTAAAGTTTGTTTTCCGTGAAGCTCAGTATCAACATTTGATCCAACGAAATGTTGAAAATAAAGAAAAGTCATTATGGGGGCAAGCATTAGGCTCACCAGCTGTTATGGTTGATCCAACATTGGATTGTGACTTGAAGGTGTATATTTCGGATATTGAAATGTACAGCTATAAAAATGCAGAACCAGGTAGCGTGATTGAAATTCTCAATGATGAGCTGTTGGTAGCAAGCAATGATGTGGCAAGTAATCTCAATCACATAGTGAGTTACTTTATACACAATCGATTTATTGAGAAATACAACTTGCAATACAGCAGCAATATTGTTGCAGGGTTAGCTCAGCAAAGTGAAATCATGAAAAGTGAGATTGATTCAGCTGTTGGCTTAAACCGTGTTCATGATGTATTGAAGCAGATGATTCGTTCTCCTGAGTTTTATTTAGACCGTGTGAGTTTTTTTGAGGCTCTGATCTACTGGTCGAGAGTAGAAAGTGATCCCCGTAACTGGTTGACTCGAATCAGAAGTCAGGCTCGATATGACATCACGGCGAATCTGCTCAACGATGAAGGTAAATTAAATATCGTCTTATTGACACCAGAGCTGACTGAAGAAATTGCAGGATTTGTTGCTGGAGAATTTGATGATGTAGATCGGTTGATTACAGTACAGTCCACATTACGCAATGAAATAAAGCGGCTACTTGTGCAATACGGCTCAAAACCAGTTGTCGTGGTAAATGAAAATGAACTGAATTATGTCAAGGCATTTTTCCAACAAGTGATGAGTATGACTTATGTATGTAGTCATGCTGATATTGTTAACTCAAATTGCATTGAAAATACGGAGACTATCCATATTTAA